The following coding sequences are from one Saprospiraceae bacterium window:
- a CDS encoding DUF1015 domain-containing protein has translation MNIKEIKYAHPDFNSIYDIDGFFETVKNDFPELNKQGIFYEEKNPGIFIYRIKTKLRTHYGILAGVDINEYLKGNIKKHENTLTAQEKKIAGLMYERDAVIKPVLLAYQPVKKIKNLIVENFLGVKPSFHLNFKKDDQIHDLFCIKSKKDIKEFQKAFKRNVKTAYIADGHHRMSSISTILEQGHHLSDKGFKYLFCALFDFDELSIFPYNRFVQLDNLISAEVFFEKVLEFGKLKELSDAAKPTKKHQLIFYFAGKYFNFVWDKKMIGASKKLNGVSFDIDLFNKHILGDILHIKDIRSDQRIGYVEGTKSWKTVIKNLPHPEQTLAVQFYPVRKTDFTKIADQHKVLPPKSTWFEPRIRNGILIQELNLPELNQK, from the coding sequence GTGAATATAAAAGAAATAAAATATGCGCATCCGGATTTCAATTCCATCTATGACATTGACGGATTTTTCGAGACGGTAAAAAATGATTTTCCAGAGTTAAACAAACAAGGCATTTTTTATGAAGAAAAAAATCCTGGAATTTTCATTTACCGTATCAAGACGAAATTAAGGACTCATTACGGTATTCTTGCAGGAGTTGATATCAACGAATATTTGAAAGGCAACATTAAAAAACATGAAAATACTTTAACTGCACAAGAGAAAAAGATAGCCGGCCTCATGTATGAGCGTGATGCAGTGATCAAACCCGTACTACTCGCCTATCAACCTGTTAAAAAAATTAAAAATCTGATTGTAGAAAACTTTCTTGGAGTAAAACCGAGTTTTCATTTGAATTTTAAGAAAGATGATCAAATCCACGATCTGTTTTGCATCAAATCCAAAAAGGATATAAAAGAATTTCAAAAAGCATTTAAGCGCAATGTAAAAACAGCATACATCGCAGATGGTCACCATAGAATGTCATCAATCAGTACAATATTAGAACAAGGTCATCATCTGTCAGATAAAGGTTTCAAATATCTTTTTTGTGCCCTCTTCGATTTCGATGAACTTTCGATTTTCCCTTACAACAGATTTGTCCAATTAGACAATTTGATTTCAGCAGAAGTTTTTTTTGAGAAAGTGCTTGAATTTGGCAAATTGAAGGAATTGAGTGATGCCGCAAAACCGACAAAAAAACACCAGCTCATTTTTTATTTTGCAGGTAAATACTTCAATTTTGTTTGGGATAAAAAAATGATTGGCGCTTCAAAAAAACTGAACGGAGTAAGTTTTGATATTGATTTATTCAACAAACATATTTTAGGGGATATTTTGCATATCAAAGATATCCGATCGGATCAAAGAATAGGATATGTCGAAGGCACAAAATCTTGGAAAACTGTGATAAAAAATTTGCCTCATCCTGAGCAAACCCTAGCTGTCCAATTTTATCCGGTGCGAAAAACAGATTTTACAAAAATAGCTGATCAACACAAAGTTCTACCACCTAAAAGTACTTGGTTCGAACCACGGATTCGAAATGGTATTTTGATTCAGGAATTAAACTTACCCGAATTAAATCAGAAGTAA
- a CDS encoding transcriptional regulator, whose amino-acid sequence MADFQQCKGKFIDTWGTLGVQWGINKTMAQIHALLLIAAEPINADQIISELHISQGNANMNIRALIEWDLVRKIQKTGMRCDYFVAEKDIHIVFKTILERRKQKELDPLIEELKTLKSCHQCGEEQKEFSEMLGNITDFVLKANTALDTLIKADSHWFFNTLMKILK is encoded by the coding sequence ATGGCAGATTTTCAACAGTGTAAGGGAAAATTTATTGATACCTGGGGTACATTAGGGGTACAATGGGGTATCAACAAAACTATGGCCCAAATCCATGCTTTATTACTCATCGCTGCAGAGCCGATTAACGCAGACCAAATCATTTCTGAGTTGCATATTTCTCAGGGAAATGCCAATATGAATATTCGAGCATTGATAGAATGGGATCTGGTGCGAAAAATTCAAAAAACGGGTATGAGATGTGACTATTTTGTTGCCGAAAAAGATATCCACATCGTCTTTAAGACCATCCTTGAACGCAGAAAACAGAAGGAATTGGATCCTCTCATCGAGGAGCTCAAAACCTTGAAATCCTGCCATCAATGCGGCGAAGAGCAAAAAGAATTCAGCGAGATGTTGGGAAATATTACTGACTTTGTTCTCAAAGCCAACACTGCTCTAGACACTCTGATCAAAGCTGATTCTCATTGGTTTTTCAACACACTCATGAAAATTTTAAAGTAA
- the gcvT gene encoding glycine cleavage system aminomethyltransferase GcvT — protein sequence MKNTPLHSRHEALQAKMAPFAGYNMPISYKGINIEHEAVRKNAGIFDVSHMGEFIVKGKQALELIQHVTSNDVSKLKIGDAQYSCLPNLSGGIVDDLLVYRLPEDKCAEGEKAFMLVVNASNIQKDWDWISQQNTFDAKMTNISEKTGLVAVQGPKAMKILQSLTDLPLDQISYYSFRKGDLAGIPNVLISATGYTGSGGFELYANAEAIDVIWDAVIEAGKTEGLEPAGLGARDTLRLEMGFCLYGNDIDDTTSPLEAGLGWITKLNKGNFIGSDYLNKQKASGVSRKLVGFVMEDRRVPRHGYPICDAADNQIGVVSSGTQSPSLEIPLGMGYVPADQATLDNQIFVKMGNKLMSAKICKIPFYQSPK from the coding sequence ATTAAAAATACTCCTCTGCATTCCAGGCATGAAGCGCTGCAAGCCAAAATGGCTCCCTTTGCCGGATACAATATGCCTATCAGTTACAAAGGAATAAACATCGAACACGAAGCCGTACGAAAAAATGCCGGTATTTTTGATGTTTCACACATGGGTGAGTTTATCGTAAAAGGGAAGCAGGCTCTGGAACTTATCCAACATGTAACCAGCAATGATGTGTCCAAATTAAAAATTGGTGATGCACAGTATTCTTGTCTTCCGAATCTTTCAGGAGGAATAGTAGATGATTTATTGGTATATCGACTTCCTGAAGATAAATGTGCAGAAGGCGAAAAAGCATTCATGTTGGTAGTCAATGCATCTAATATTCAAAAAGACTGGGATTGGATATCACAGCAAAATACATTTGATGCTAAAATGACCAACATATCCGAGAAAACAGGTTTAGTTGCTGTCCAGGGTCCAAAAGCTATGAAGATCTTACAAAGCTTAACTGACCTACCTTTGGATCAAATCTCTTATTATTCTTTTCGTAAGGGTGATTTGGCTGGTATTCCCAATGTTCTCATTTCAGCAACAGGATATACGGGATCAGGGGGATTTGAACTTTATGCAAATGCAGAGGCAATTGATGTCATATGGGATGCAGTAATTGAAGCAGGTAAAACTGAAGGTCTTGAGCCTGCAGGTTTGGGTGCAAGAGACACATTGCGACTTGAGATGGGATTTTGTCTTTATGGCAACGACATCGATGACACTACTTCTCCTTTAGAAGCCGGATTAGGTTGGATTACTAAACTCAACAAAGGTAATTTTATTGGGTCTGATTATTTGAATAAGCAAAAAGCATCAGGCGTTTCCAGAAAACTAGTAGGCTTTGTTATGGAAGATAGAAGGGTGCCTCGACATGGATACCCTATTTGCGACGCGGCGGACAATCAAATTGGAGTTGTCAGTTCAGGAACCCAATCACCCAGTCTTGAAATTCCTTTAGGCATGGGTTATGTACCTGCCGATCAAGCGACTTTGGATAATCAAATATTTGTGAAAATGGGTAATAAATTGATGAGCGCAAAGATTTGCAAAATCCCATTCTATCAGTCTCCGAAATAA
- a CDS encoding peptidylprolyl isomerase, with protein MIKYRYSSSSTAVTLLSLLFGICIFFSACFPPIEENPNDISFKADDPNIINIWEGKDKKWTETHTAYLSHSKAAYRYAAAFALASVRDTTTVSALIKNLKDPVEEVRQAAAFALGQIGHPSAENDLISAFINVDSVGPYMKTNAIILEALGKCGGDSTLAKICAIKSYEPKDSSLSYGQIMAIYRFGLRNKFCKSSVERIIQILENPKYSETTRMMAAHCIQRFKNLDFSPELARLSKLCIEEKNAEIRMALVAGFSRIGTPEVLQSLEELYSRGLENRVISNIFKNLDGFKAGQATTFALRATQNPSYQVSLPAFDYLIQYGNAEKIEEYKQLADQNSFIPQLRAKAFELVLKKVPAYMSLTRQIYVDRLKSQIQSTSIPVAKASYIRALSTEVKELSYLFALSRDEQDPAVQTAIAETIGQLISRPDFPYVYKGNRNPIYIELALYFQRQMNHADPGVCAVLGNFFTKERGLISAYCQPDSLLPLAQAKLTLPRDIESYNEMESAISFLQKRKFVAKIPEYNHPVNWQNVANLNDTLNCIIKTAKGEMQCQLFSKKAPATVLNFVELAKNGFYKEKYFHRVVPNFVIQGGCPRGDGYGGLNYTIRTEISDLNFQSSYILGMASAGANTECTQFFITHSPTPHLDGIYTAFGKLISGMDVLINITPNDQITEIIIE; from the coding sequence TTGATTAAATATCGTTACTCTTCTTCAAGCACGGCTGTTACATTATTATCCTTGCTCTTTGGGATCTGTATTTTTTTTAGTGCATGCTTCCCGCCTATTGAAGAAAATCCGAATGATATCTCCTTCAAAGCTGATGATCCAAATATTATCAATATTTGGGAAGGTAAAGACAAAAAGTGGACAGAAACCCATACAGCATACCTGAGCCATTCCAAAGCAGCTTACCGATACGCAGCAGCTTTTGCTCTTGCTTCTGTAAGAGATACAACAACCGTGTCCGCACTGATTAAAAATTTAAAGGATCCTGTTGAAGAAGTTAGACAAGCAGCAGCTTTTGCCCTCGGCCAAATCGGACATCCGAGCGCAGAAAATGACTTGATCTCTGCATTTATTAATGTGGACTCAGTAGGTCCATATATGAAAACCAATGCTATAATCCTAGAAGCTCTGGGTAAGTGTGGTGGAGATAGCACATTGGCTAAAATTTGTGCCATCAAAAGTTATGAGCCCAAAGATTCCAGTCTATCCTACGGTCAGATAATGGCAATTTATAGATTTGGCCTGCGCAATAAGTTCTGTAAAAGTAGTGTAGAGCGTATTATCCAGATTTTGGAAAATCCGAAATATTCGGAGACCACAAGAATGATGGCTGCTCATTGCATCCAGCGCTTCAAAAATTTAGATTTTAGCCCTGAGCTTGCTCGTCTGTCAAAACTTTGTATAGAAGAAAAGAATGCCGAAATAAGAATGGCACTGGTTGCAGGATTTTCTAGAATTGGCACGCCTGAAGTCCTCCAAAGTCTTGAAGAATTATACTCGCGCGGCCTTGAAAACAGGGTCATAAGCAATATCTTCAAAAATCTGGATGGTTTTAAAGCTGGGCAAGCTACCACATTTGCGCTCCGTGCTACACAGAATCCTTCTTATCAAGTTTCACTCCCCGCATTTGACTATTTGATTCAATATGGTAATGCAGAAAAAATTGAGGAATACAAGCAATTGGCGGACCAAAACTCTTTCATACCTCAACTTAGAGCGAAAGCCTTTGAATTGGTTTTGAAAAAAGTCCCAGCCTATATGTCCCTCACCAGACAGATATATGTAGACAGGTTGAAAAGCCAAATCCAATCGACGTCCATTCCGGTAGCTAAAGCTTCATATATACGTGCTTTATCTACTGAAGTCAAAGAACTATCTTACCTTTTTGCACTTTCCAGAGATGAGCAAGATCCCGCAGTACAAACTGCAATTGCAGAAACGATAGGTCAGCTCATCTCCAGACCTGACTTTCCATACGTGTACAAAGGAAACAGAAACCCGATTTATATAGAGCTCGCATTGTATTTTCAAAGACAAATGAACCATGCTGATCCAGGAGTTTGTGCAGTATTGGGTAATTTTTTTACCAAAGAAAGGGGTCTAATTTCGGCTTACTGCCAACCGGATTCCTTGCTGCCTCTAGCACAAGCAAAACTGACTTTGCCTCGTGATATCGAAAGCTACAATGAAATGGAATCAGCTATTTCATTTCTTCAAAAGCGAAAATTTGTAGCCAAAATTCCAGAATACAATCATCCCGTAAATTGGCAAAATGTGGCTAATCTGAATGATACACTAAACTGTATTATCAAAACTGCAAAAGGGGAAATGCAATGCCAATTATTTTCAAAAAAAGCACCGGCTACTGTGCTCAATTTTGTTGAGCTCGCTAAAAATGGATTTTATAAAGAAAAATATTTTCACAGAGTTGTTCCAAATTTCGTTATCCAAGGAGGTTGTCCAAGGGGAGATGGTTATGGTGGACTGAATTATACCATACGGACTGAGATTAGCGATTTGAATTTTCAATCATCTTATATTTTGGGAATGGCTAGTGCAGGAGCAAATACTGAATGCACACAATTTTTCATTACTCATTCTCCAACGCCTCATTTAGATGGAATTTACACCGCTTTTGGAAAATTAATTTCAGGAATGGATGTTTTAATTAACATCACACCAAATGATCAAATTACAGAAATTATTATAGAATAA
- a CDS encoding bifunctional phosphoglucose/phosphomannose isomerase — protein sequence MVKRFPDQLQEAIEIGAGSNITKLPIHPNLVFVAGMGGSGIGADFVASFFKNELKIPYIVGKSYDPPAFVDSAALVIASSYSGNTEETISCLNTLENRVNSIKCISSGGEIKKMALAKSYDFIQLPTGWTSPRACLGYSVVAQMFILKKLELLSSEFETSLKNTIQRLSLGQQVIMQDARRLADHLNGKRIIIYSSDLLEPVAIRFRQQINENTKRLCSHHVIPEMNHNELVGWRQQDPNIAVLFLRSGDDHPRVQLRTDLCKEIIGHYAGSVFEIYGKGADLIEKSFYLVHLLDFVSVYLALDYNIDPVEVKVIDFLKSELSKTE from the coding sequence ATGGTGAAGCGGTTTCCTGACCAATTGCAAGAAGCAATTGAGATTGGGGCCGGGTCAAATATCACAAAGCTCCCTATTCATCCAAATTTGGTTTTTGTGGCGGGCATGGGTGGATCAGGGATTGGTGCAGATTTCGTTGCCTCTTTTTTTAAAAATGAGTTAAAGATTCCTTATATCGTAGGGAAATCATATGACCCGCCTGCCTTTGTTGATTCAGCAGCATTGGTCATTGCTTCATCATATTCAGGAAATACTGAAGAAACCATTTCTTGCTTAAACACTTTGGAGAATCGGGTAAATTCAATAAAATGTATAAGCTCTGGTGGGGAGATTAAAAAAATGGCCCTCGCTAAATCCTATGACTTCATCCAACTTCCTACAGGATGGACATCACCTAGAGCTTGCTTAGGTTATTCCGTCGTTGCTCAGATGTTTATTTTGAAAAAATTAGAATTGCTGAGTTCAGAATTTGAAACTTCTCTGAAAAATACTATCCAAAGACTTTCACTTGGACAACAAGTAATCATGCAAGATGCAAGGCGGCTGGCAGATCATTTGAACGGAAAAAGAATCATCATTTACAGCTCTGACCTATTAGAACCCGTAGCCATCAGGTTCAGGCAACAAATCAATGAAAACACAAAAAGGCTCTGCAGCCACCATGTTATTCCTGAAATGAATCACAATGAACTTGTGGGATGGAGACAACAAGATCCGAATATTGCGGTCCTGTTTTTAAGGTCCGGTGATGATCATCCCAGGGTGCAACTTAGGACAGACCTGTGTAAAGAAATAATAGGCCATTATGCCGGGTCTGTCTTTGAAATCTATGGGAAGGGTGCCGACCTGATAGAAAAAAGTTTTTATCTGGTGCATTTGCTGGATTTCGTTTCTGTTTATCTGGCATTAGATTACAACATTGACCCGGTGGAGGTTAAAGTCATTGATTTTCTGAAGTCAGAGTTGTCAAAAACGGAATGA
- a CDS encoding TonB-dependent receptor has translation MKWILVLLMMSWRVCFVAQSVGIIEGRVVDKNTEASIIGASVLVPGTDPMVGTATDENGKFILSLPVGTYQIQVTYTGYLTQTIFHNEVSSGNVNVVKIEMEEDVKLLDEIELSANRSIQVGSLESPNSLQRLSAQEIKSSPGGNFDVFKVIQSLPGIASVPGVGNRNDVIIRGGSPSENVYYLDGIEIPVINHFTTQGSAGGSNGIINVAFVNELTLHSSAFDARYDNALSSIFQFKQKSGNSTRLQTNFRLSSSEFAATAEGPLSKNTSFLGSVRRSYLQYLFQALNLAIRPNYWDFQTKVQHRFSSKTTLTLIGLGALDNFFVDAGAEKDVTNAYILKRAPFIDQWNYTVGLNLKHIFSRSVLDVALSRNTLNNQFEQYEDADKNDPNKRNISTFSQEAENKLKVNLSQQLTGWTIHYGGHFQWVTYSNNFESILKREIRDSSGQVLQSELKYMFQTNIDFAKYGVHVQASRSFLQNSLGLSVGIRSDADQFTGPTLLHWVDHISPRVSLSFTWNNHWKTTASVGRYVKLPAYTILGYKNNNGEYVNSDASYIKCVHYSMGTEFLPRASTRITAEVFLKRYWDYPLSQRTGINLANTGSEFGYIGNEDINSNGKGRAYGFEFFVQQKLVKSFFALGSYSYILSDFSGEDGSLIPSSWDNRHLFSITLGKKFKKSWELGLKYRFAGGTPYTPFDEAASRLNYLSSGVGVLDYEKLNTKRLSSFHQVDFRINKKWNMKKWSIEAFYDMTNALLFKNQDVPDYVFERTEDNSGFKTSDGQPIKPDGSNAIPKILSEAQASFIPSLGFVLEF, from the coding sequence ATGAAATGGATATTGGTATTGCTGATGATGTCATGGAGAGTATGCTTCGTGGCTCAAAGTGTAGGAATAATTGAAGGTCGGGTGGTGGATAAAAATACAGAAGCTTCTATCATAGGTGCAAGTGTGCTTGTTCCTGGTACCGATCCTATGGTAGGAACAGCGACGGATGAAAATGGAAAATTCATTCTCAGTCTACCTGTAGGAACATATCAAATACAGGTAACTTATACAGGCTATCTGACTCAAACGATTTTCCATAATGAGGTTTCCAGCGGTAATGTGAATGTAGTTAAAATTGAAATGGAAGAGGACGTCAAGCTTTTGGATGAAATAGAATTATCTGCAAACAGAAGTATCCAAGTCGGTAGTTTGGAAAGTCCTAACTCACTGCAGAGATTAAGTGCTCAGGAGATTAAATCAAGCCCCGGAGGAAATTTTGACGTTTTTAAAGTGATCCAGTCATTGCCTGGTATAGCATCAGTGCCTGGGGTGGGAAATAGAAATGACGTAATTATCCGTGGAGGATCACCTTCAGAAAATGTATATTATCTGGACGGGATTGAAATTCCTGTCATTAATCACTTTACCACTCAAGGTTCTGCAGGTGGATCCAATGGGATTATCAATGTGGCTTTTGTCAATGAGCTGACATTGCACTCAAGTGCATTCGACGCGAGGTATGATAATGCTTTATCGTCGATTTTTCAGTTTAAACAAAAATCTGGCAATAGCACTCGCTTGCAGACCAATTTTCGTTTGAGCTCATCTGAATTTGCAGCGACAGCTGAAGGCCCGCTTTCAAAAAATACAAGTTTTTTGGGATCGGTGAGACGCTCTTATTTGCAATATTTGTTTCAAGCTCTAAATCTCGCAATTCGACCGAATTATTGGGACTTTCAAACAAAAGTACAACATCGATTTTCATCCAAAACGACTCTCACTCTAATAGGTCTGGGTGCATTGGATAATTTTTTTGTTGATGCCGGGGCTGAAAAAGATGTCACCAATGCCTATATCCTGAAGAGGGCTCCTTTTATTGATCAATGGAATTACACTGTTGGATTGAATTTGAAGCACATTTTTTCGAGGTCGGTTTTGGATGTAGCATTGAGTAGAAATACGCTTAACAATCAGTTTGAGCAGTATGAAGATGCAGATAAAAATGATCCGAACAAAAGAAATATAAGTACCTTTTCACAAGAGGCTGAAAATAAACTAAAAGTGAATCTAAGCCAACAATTAACTGGTTGGACTATACATTATGGAGGACATTTCCAGTGGGTTACTTATAGCAATAATTTTGAATCGATCCTCAAAAGAGAAATCAGAGATAGTTCAGGCCAAGTTCTACAATCCGAACTAAAATATATGTTTCAGACAAATATCGATTTTGCAAAGTACGGTGTTCATGTGCAGGCTTCGAGGAGCTTTTTACAAAATAGCTTGGGATTGTCGGTGGGAATTCGATCGGATGCTGACCAATTCACCGGCCCAACACTCTTGCACTGGGTCGATCATATTTCACCCAGAGTATCTTTATCATTTACATGGAACAATCATTGGAAAACAACTGCGTCTGTCGGTAGATATGTAAAATTACCTGCATATACCATTTTAGGATACAAAAACAATAATGGAGAGTATGTCAATAGCGACGCATCTTATATTAAATGTGTGCATTATAGTATGGGAACTGAATTTTTGCCTCGTGCAAGTACTAGAATCACGGCTGAAGTTTTTCTAAAAAGGTATTGGGATTATCCGCTTTCTCAGAGGACGGGGATAAATCTAGCCAATACGGGATCAGAGTTTGGATATATTGGAAATGAGGACATTAATAGCAATGGAAAAGGCCGTGCGTATGGATTTGAATTTTTTGTACAGCAAAAATTAGTCAAGAGTTTTTTTGCTTTAGGTTCTTATTCATATATCTTAAGTGATTTTAGTGGTGAGGATGGAAGTTTGATTCCTTCTTCCTGGGACAATCGCCATTTATTTTCGATCACTTTGGGAAAAAAATTCAAGAAATCTTGGGAATTAGGTCTCAAATACCGATTTGCGGGAGGAACACCGTACACCCCTTTTGATGAAGCTGCATCGCGCTTAAATTATCTGAGCAGTGGAGTTGGAGTACTTGATTACGAAAAGTTAAATACAAAAAGACTCTCAAGTTTTCATCAGGTAGATTTTCGAATTAACAAGAAATGGAACATGAAGAAATGGAGCATTGAGGCATTTTATGATATGACAAATGCACTATTATTTAAAAATCAAGATGTTCCTGATTATGTGTTCGAGCGTACTGAGGACAACAGTGGTTTTAAAACTTCAGATGGGCAACCCATAAAACCTGATGGTTCAAATGCTATTCCAAAAATTCTTTCTGAAGCGCAAGCAAGTTTTATTCCTAGTCTAGGATTTGTGCTAGAATTTTAA
- a CDS encoding DUF5106 domain-containing protein — MNRITLFIIHLMFVQAVFSQAYKIKVTIDNYPNDTLMLGYHYGEKQYLKDTAIGKNGEFIFQGKDELEPGMYLIVTRPDNDYFQMLVESGKQNFSIRTSADDLSGKLKYKDSKLNEEFIEYVDFVSSRRSEADSLQGKLRSETDSLKQAPIKQRLANLDTEVKNKQNLILKTRDKSVLSTLIRWSLDVDIPVFEGTTQMEKDEKAFLYYRTHYFDFVDFTDDRAVRLPLFHNKIDRYLTKLTAQVPDSINQALDYIFSKCPEKGELYKYLLSSSLNNYGNSKYVGMDGVYVHLAEKYYGAGKAPWVDAETLAKIVQDAKALKPLLIDKIAPDIKVFKQDGTPITLHSVNSPYTVFVIWAPDCSHCKHSMPELIKFYNEYKSKGVEIFALCNKVGKDEKSCWEGVESLHMDNWINTSDPTHSSNFRILYDVKSTPQVYILDENKKILTKKIAIEQLGDVMEKLFKFKANEKK, encoded by the coding sequence ATGAACAGAATCACATTATTTATTATCCACTTAATGTTTGTCCAGGCTGTCTTTAGTCAGGCTTACAAAATAAAAGTTACCATAGACAATTACCCCAACGATACTCTGATGTTAGGGTATCACTATGGAGAAAAGCAATATTTGAAAGATACCGCTATCGGGAAGAATGGAGAATTTATTTTTCAAGGAAAAGACGAACTCGAACCAGGCATGTATCTGATAGTTACGAGACCAGACAATGATTATTTCCAGATGCTGGTTGAAAGTGGAAAACAAAATTTTAGTATCCGGACCAGTGCAGATGATCTCAGCGGAAAACTTAAGTATAAGGATAGCAAACTGAATGAAGAATTCATAGAATATGTAGATTTCGTCTCATCTAGACGTTCTGAAGCTGATTCATTACAAGGCAAGTTAAGGTCAGAAACTGATAGTTTGAAGCAGGCTCCGATCAAACAGCGACTTGCTAACTTGGATACTGAGGTCAAGAACAAACAAAACCTAATTCTTAAGACGAGGGACAAAAGTGTACTTTCTACACTGATCAGATGGTCTTTGGATGTCGATATTCCAGTGTTCGAAGGCACCACACAAATGGAAAAAGATGAGAAAGCTTTCCTCTATTATAGAACGCATTATTTTGATTTCGTTGACTTTACAGACGATCGGGCGGTCAGATTACCGCTTTTTCATAATAAAATTGACCGTTACCTAACCAAACTTACTGCACAGGTCCCTGATTCAATCAATCAAGCTTTGGATTATATCTTTTCAAAATGCCCGGAGAAGGGTGAATTATATAAATATTTATTGTCTTCTTCACTCAATAACTATGGCAATAGCAAGTATGTTGGGATGGATGGGGTTTATGTACACCTCGCCGAAAAGTATTATGGAGCAGGGAAAGCTCCTTGGGTTGATGCAGAAACTTTAGCCAAAATTGTCCAGGATGCCAAAGCCTTGAAGCCTTTGCTTATCGACAAAATTGCCCCCGACATCAAAGTTTTCAAACAAGATGGAACTCCTATCACGCTACATAGTGTTAATTCGCCATATACGGTATTCGTCATTTGGGCTCCTGATTGTTCCCATTGCAAGCATTCGATGCCTGAATTGATCAAGTTTTATAACGAGTATAAGTCAAAAGGAGTAGAAATATTTGCCCTTTGCAACAAAGTAGGTAAAGATGAAAAATCATGTTGGGAAGGAGTTGAATCCCTTCATATGGATAACTGGATCAACACAAGTGATCCTACACATTCTTCAAATTTTAGGATACTCTACGACGTAAAAAGCACTCCCCAGGTTTATATATTGGATGAAAACAAAAAGATCTTGACCAAAAAAATCGCCATCGAACAGTTGGGCGATGTAATGGAAAAACTGTTCAAATTCAAAGCAAACGAAAAAAAATAG
- a CDS encoding aspartate carbamoyltransferase catalytic subunit yields the protein MTNQTLTGRHLIGIKDLSVQDIELILQTAEQFKEVLQRPIKKVPSLRDITIGNLFFENSTRTKLSFELAEKRLSADIINFSASGSSVSKGETLLDTVQNILAMKVDMIVVRHPSVGAARFLSERIPAQVINAGDGTHEHPTQALLDAFSIREKKGTLQDIKVAIIGDVLHSRVALSNILLLRKMGAKVKVCGPPTLLPKFIQSLGVEQTYQVKEALKWCDVANVLRIQTERQDLQYFPSAREYQQYFGIDRALLDSLDKEIILMHPGPINRGVELTTDAADSKHSIILNQVENGVAVRMAVLFLLANRPLSN from the coding sequence ATGACCAACCAAACTCTCACAGGAAGACATCTGATTGGCATTAAAGATCTAAGCGTTCAAGATATAGAGCTCATTCTCCAGACCGCAGAGCAGTTTAAAGAAGTCTTGCAAAGACCGATAAAGAAAGTGCCTTCTTTGAGAGATATAACAATAGGAAACCTCTTCTTTGAGAATTCAACTAGGACCAAGCTTTCATTTGAACTGGCAGAAAAAAGACTTTCTGCTGACATCATCAATTTTTCTGCTTCAGGATCCTCAGTCAGCAAAGGTGAAACCTTGCTGGATACCGTACAAAACATCCTGGCTATGAAAGTGGACATGATTGTAGTCCGGCACCCATCTGTAGGAGCTGCCAGATTTTTGTCTGAGAGGATTCCCGCTCAAGTGATCAATGCCGGTGATGGCACACATGAACATCCAACCCAAGCTTTGCTAGATGCATTTTCAATCAGGGAGAAAAAAGGCACATTGCAAGACATCAAAGTAGCCATTATAGGTGATGTACTACATTCCAGAGTGGCTCTTTCTAATATCTTGTTACTGCGCAAAATGGGGGCAAAGGTGAAAGTTTGTGGTCCACCTACACTCTTACCCAAGTTTATCCAATCACTTGGTGTAGAACAAACATACCAGGTCAAAGAAGCTCTGAAATGGTGTGATGTAGCCAATGTCTTGCGTATTCAAACTGAAAGGCAGGATCTTCAATATTTTCCATCTGCCCGAGAGTACCAACAGTATTTTGGGATTGATAGAGCACTTCTCGACAGTCTTGACAAAGAAATTATCCTGATGCATCCCGGTCCCATAAACAGGGGAGTTGAACTAACCACAGATGCTGCTGATAGCAAGCACTCTATTATACTCAATCAGGTGGAAAACGGAGTTGCGGTCAGAATGGCAGTTTTATTTCTTCTTGCCAACCGCCCATTATCAAATTAA